CGTCCAACGAGAACAGGAGCATCCTCGAAAGCTGATACCGGAACTATGTAAACAATTTTACAACCTCGGATGGGTGACTGGCACCGGTGGCGGTATAAGTATTAAGCTGGAGTTCGTATAATTGCTTACAACCgttgttttccctttctaATCCATGATACATGAGCGGATTGCTTCATTATCTTTGTTTGTGGCTTTATTTTAGCGACGAAATATACATTGCCCCTTCCGGTGTGCAGAAGGAACGAATTCAACCGGACGACCTCTTCATACAGAACATTGAGGGAGATGATCTGCAAACACCGCCTGATTATAAAAAGTACCACCACACATTAGCTTATGGCGTGCAGTAAGGAAAATCCCCATAATGCTCCTTCAATTTTACATCTGTTTCAGGCTGACGAAAAGTCAATGTACACCGCTATTTATGCTTGCATACAAAGAGCGAAGTGCTGGAGCTGTTATACATACGCACAGTCCCGCAGCAGTAATGACAACGTTGCTCTGGCCGGGTAAAGAGTTCCGTTGCACACATCTGGAAATGATAAAGGTGAGGAAACAACACCATTGTTATATTGCTCACAAACTAACTTCTTCACTGTACTCGTTTTTAGGGTATTTATGACTACGAGCTAAATCGCAACCTAATGTACGACGAAGAACTTGTGGTGCCTATCATCGAGAATACGCTGTTTGAGAAGGATCTGGAAGAATCGATGGCGAACGCGTTGCGGGATTATCCCGGCACTTCGGCCATACTTGTACGTCGCCATGGTGTATACGTGTGGGGTCATAACTGGCAGAAGGCAAAGACAATGTAGGGTGAACACACCGGAGAACGGTAACGAAGATAAAACCATTTGCtgatgtttttctctctctaaaCCTTTCCCAGGGCGGAATGCTATGACTATCTGTTCTCACTAGCCGTAGAAATGCATAAAGTTGGCCTGGATGCAAACGCCGTACCGAAACAATACTAGATGAGTTCTTTCCAGCTTTAACCACCTCAGAAAAGCTAGGCCTGACACCCCCAGGTTGGGATTAGGCAGATAATCACACACAGTTTACACCATGCATGATAATCGAGTAGATTTAGCATTAGTTGTTATCATGGCATATCCATGAATGTTTTCCACGGCGCATTTCGCAAACATTTGCATActttatgtttttatattaatctagtttatgtttttgttcaatCTAATGCACAACCACAGGGAAATATATTGCTAGCGGTTTACATACGACAATGCATCGTTCATCGAGGTTTTCTAACAAGTGATAGAACGCGTGTTTTTGTACGACATGTTAGTagaaattttttgaaaaataaaaacgcgcTGTTGTTTTCAGCACCACCCCAAGAAGGAGCgtgttaaatattaattacccGTTATCGGTGGGTattacaataaacaaaaaaaaatgtctacAAGGGGTCACTCAATCGATAGGTGTCTTCACATATTGTGTTCTACTGAACAACTTATCAACTTGCTTAACAACTTGAACTTATACGATTTTGTTAATTTCAGAGTATGTCTTACACATCTTTCAAATAGTTCAATAATTACTATCCGAAAGATACAAAACAATATATAGAACTAACTAAATGTCCACATCAGTTAGATATGTTCTGAGTTTTAAAATCGATTCCAGTCATTCGTTTCCGGTCCGGACTGTAATAACAAAGTTTGTATGGCTTCTTCAGTTTCGCTGTGGTGTTGGCCTGCTGTACGATGCTTGTCAGTTACCTTCCAATGTTTAACGAGAGTAATTGCTTTGCTGTATTTAGTATTAGTCTCAACATGAACTATAGTTTGGAAAGTTGTGAAATTCATGTATGTATGATCTAGCCAATAAAGCAGATCGTCTGTTATCAAGTGAATACGCTACTGCAACTCAGAGCCTTGGGCTTTAATGTATGTAAGAGCTTTTTTATTCTAATGTTCCTTATTGATTTCTGTTTCCAATTTCtttaacacgttcagcgccgCATCATCCAAATTTGGGCCAATGGATGCCAATGGTTACCGCCTGGCAGTGTCACCCAAAAATGAGTGATGTGGTATACGAAAAGCCAAATAAATTTTATCAGCGGGTCCACGGTAAATATTGCGATTTTGACACGGTGCTGAACGTGTTAAATAGATCCACAACCCGGGTGAGATCAGACTTGTCGTTGCCTAAGATTGCTCCAAATGAAAGGTCCTACATCTAGTGTGAGTTCGAATTTTTCCCCATATGTTTTGTGGTGTGTTAAATCGTATGCATTCAATTAAGCCGTGTGCGGGTTGAGAGGCGTCCATGGCAGGATAACTACCAAATCCTATGTGGATTGGTATTAACTTCCTCAAGGCAGCGGAAGACACACCGTTTGTGTTTTGACGGTTCCCAATTTATGTTGCACCAAAAGCTCATTTGCTTATCGAAACATTCAAAGTAAAGATAACAACCCTCATCATATCGACCTATTTCGGCCACCAATTCGAGATGGTGCGTTTATctttcaaacaaataaaaatacataaattattTAGAGTTTGACGTCTCTAAACGTCACCGTCAACTGTCACCTTTTGTTTTCATCTGTTTTCATTCCGTCAACTGTCACTTATGACCAACGGTTTTCGTCGACATAGAAAGATATAAACATCAACTGTTGGTATTGACAGCAGGCCTTTTCCAGAAAACCTCCAGTCGGTACAAAACTCGCCGGTTGTCTTTGTTTCATAAAAGTAGTTGCTGATTTGTGAACGTAATTTTTCCTGTTTGCTTTGCACAGTTTTCTTGAAAGCGCGCTGATGTGAACCATTTTCTTTACCTATCGTTTACGGGCATGTAGTTTGCAACCTGCGTCTATCGAAACATCAGTCTAACTTCGTTCTGCATTGTATTCACAGGTCATAATATCGGAATATACGTTCTTCCAATGGCTTCGAATGTGTGCGAAATGCAGCAATACGCTGATAGAATCATTTATACCAGCTGCGAGTATGGCCCCGAAAGAACCATTTCATACAACTCCATTAACGTTATCGGGGGACCAAGCAACTTTCCACTATCCAATACTGATCAATTGGATTCTTATTTGCTGGTAAGTTGCTGTTACCTGCACCATTGGCAAGTAGCTATAGTATGGTGCGTTTTCCACTAAActttgaatgtgttttgaACTTGCAGAGCTCGTACGGCAACTGGAACGTGATGGCGCCGTCTTTCGCGCCCGAGTTTGGGGTGGACAAAATTCCCACCGAAGATAACCCGCCGATCGACGCCTTCATTGTAGTTAGCTTCGAAAAGTCTGTGTACCCAACGGGAGTGGAAGTGTACGAAACCATGAACCCTGGCGCCGTCTATCGCATCTGGGCTTACACGGAATTCCGTCAGTGGATGCTCCTGTGGGATAAACGAGTAGACGCCGTGCACGATGACATTCGCAATGCTGATTTGAAAGAATCTCGCATCTTCGTGCCAGCCATAAGAATCATCAACCAGCGAACATGCGTGCTACGTGTCGAGTTTAGTACGTGCGAGTTAAACTACATATACGCGATGGATGCTATCATGCTCAAGAGCGCGATGAGTAATATGGATGAACCGATACCTTTCGCTTACATG
This window of the Anopheles moucheti chromosome X, idAnoMoucSN_F20_07, whole genome shotgun sequence genome carries:
- the LOC128306950 gene encoding probable methylthioribulose-1-phosphate dehydratase isoform X2; its protein translation is MASGRSSIYQDLSEEHPRKLIPELCKQFYNLGWVTGTGGGISIKLDDEIYIAPSGVQKERIQPDDLFIQNIEGDDLQTPPDYKKLTKSQCTPLFMLAYKERSAGAVIHTHSPAAVMTTLLWPGKEFRCTHLEMIKGIYDYELNRNLMYDEELVVPIIENTLFEKDLEESMANALRDYPGTSAILVRRHGVYVWGHNWQKAKTMAECYDYLFSLAVEMHKVGLDANAVPKQY
- the LOC128306950 gene encoding probable methylthioribulose-1-phosphate dehydratase isoform X1 translates to MASGRSSIYQDLSEIYDNVINKEHPRKLIPELCKQFYNLGWVTGTGGGISIKLDDEIYIAPSGVQKERIQPDDLFIQNIEGDDLQTPPDYKKLTKSQCTPLFMLAYKERSAGAVIHTHSPAAVMTTLLWPGKEFRCTHLEMIKGIYDYELNRNLMYDEELVVPIIENTLFEKDLEESMANALRDYPGTSAILVRRHGVYVWGHNWQKAKTMAECYDYLFSLAVEMHKVGLDANAVPKQY